In the Sebastes fasciatus isolate fSebFas1 chromosome 12, fSebFas1.pri, whole genome shotgun sequence genome, AAAAAGGAGCAATAACAGATAAATGATAGGATGAAACAATCACGTTCAGGAAAGGCTATACAGAGATTTTAAAATGGCAAAATGATATATTAAAGTGAGACTGTTGAAGCCCTCTCAGCTTCGCTTTAATGGTCGGCAGCACAGCATCTTTGGGTGGGGTCCGTCTGCATTATGCTGCATGTTGGAGGCTGCTGGAGCATGAACCAAAGGTGCGGCTGTAGTAAATAAAGCTGTCAAGGGGCCAATATCCATCCGTTTTATCTAATTATAATCTGTtacacaatataaatatatatatagatcaaaGCAAATGACGTAGATGAGGATAATGGAGGAGACATTTCAGTAATGATGGAGGATGCTCATATATTCTTGCTGTCATTATACCAGTCTCTCTAGATGAGACAATAGGCGATGGAGAATATCAAGAAAAATGATGTTATAGTTTTAATCAGAACATGTCTGAGTGGAGCTATAACAGAAAGCACGACCACCGTCCTAGACAATATAATAGGCCGACATGGTTCTCTATACAGAAAGGATCTATAACACAagtccatccatctatccatacATACATTACGCAATAGGTTTTTATTGGTTTTCTTACCGGTTGCTGTTTTGGCCATGGCTGATGTATTTGTCCGCAGAGGATGCTGCTGTAGCTCTGTTCAGGTGAACGGTGATGCTGCTTAAGGCACTGAGTCAGCGAATAGATCGAGAGGGATGGAGCGGATGGCAAACAGGAGGAGGTGGGCACGcactcacgcacgcacgcatggACGGGAGTGCGCAGGCAGaccctcctcttcgtcctctgACGCGCAGAGCAGCATCCTATATGTATGTGACCATATAGACTACACTTAAAGCTGGCAGACACACAGGGAAGTCGATAGATATGTTCTCCACACCGGATACTTTTGACTTGTGTTTTTACTGGATCAACATTTATGAGACTATATAGGTCCACAGTGAGCTAAGCATACTTTATGATGTGCTATTGTGTGTACACTGCAAAAACAGCCCTACTAGAAATAAGCCAAATATTCATAAATTtcgacaatttttttttgttttgagcaAAAAAATCTGCCAATGGGGATAGCAAATTTTGCTTGGCTATAATTCTTAAAACTAGACTATAAATCTAGACACTTTAAGACTGTAATGTGTcttaaaactagaaaaatagGCCAACATTTTGCTTATTACAAGCAAAGAAACTGTTATGTAAGAAATGTTTACTTAAAATGAGTGTTGTGCTTTCTTGATTAAGCTGACTTTAAGATTTTCTTACTTAATTTAAGAATTTACACCTTAATTAAGATTTTAATATCTTATTAAGAAAAagttagatatattttcttaaaatgagaTTATTTTTCTAATGCAAAACTTTCTTGTCAagattctttttctttttaggcaaaacatttttaaaaaatcctaGAAAcggcttttttttactttcttaaaaatccttttttgcagtgtatgtgtattgtgcgttttgtatgTTCTTTCTTGTATGACTGTAGTATGTTTCTTTGTCTTGACCTGCCAAGGGACTACAGATGTGAATTAGtttaaagctataatctggtacggtgcttcaaatggtgacatttatgttttaaactgtacatggtcccttttaaataaaataataaaataataataatcaaagcTGATTAGACATtgctttatgtcatttttttaagaatacaAAGATCAATCTTGCATTTTCTAATAAaacatactaataataataataatacatactaCTTTACTGAGTATAGCCAATCTGCTGTGACTAATTCGCCTActcaaaaaaatattataaatgacGCTCTTGCTATTAGTCAGACCTTCCAATTTAAACTCTGACGTCATTTCACGTCAGTGTTGGCctaaaaagagtaaaaaaacaagagTACAGTTGTAACTTTGATAAATGCCATCCAAAATAACACTTGTATCTCAATAGATATTTGTAGGAATTCAGATTGAAACCAGTTGAAGTTGTTGACATCACTGCTGTTCATTGTCAtcagtgatgaagtgatgactaagtacatttactcaactacTGTACTTACAGTAAGTACAAATTCAAGggacttgtactttacttgagtatttccatggtGTACAACTTTATAGGCTACTTCTACTCCATATACATTTCAGGGGCTagtattatactttttactacactacatttgtctgacagctgtagttactagttacttcatgtccagtgaaaaccatgtgttgattttgaatgtttgAGATAAAGTGAAGGATGCAGTGTTCCTTTATGGGTTGAGACATTTCTCCTACTTCTTAAgcaaaataaactatttaaaaaaccctcttggatcagctggaaaaaaatGCATAGTCACAAAGCTGAATATAGGGCAGTTTTTCTGAGCGTGTGAACACATATACAGCAGtgaaatgcaacatacacattaaagcagcagtaaaattaataaaaaatatatgataGTAAAACAATGTCATCTTACTGCaaaattaatacttttatttttcatacttccaagtacattttgctgataatactttgaCTTTAGTAAGGTTTTGAACACAGGACGTTTagttgtaatggagtattttcacagtgtggtattagtacttttgctaaaataaaggatctgaatacttctttcaCCTCTGATTGTCATTAAAGCATCTGTAGTAAAACTATTTAAGAGGTTCACATAAGCTGGCTGATCTAAAGACAGGAGGAGGCAAATGTTCTTGAGTGGGCATACATTTAGGAGAAGGAATGATATCTGTGTTTATCAGCCAAGTTAATGTTTCAATAGAGATCGTCTTGAAAGAACTTCACAGGGGCATAAATATAGACGGTGCAGGCAGTGCGGTTGCACTGGGGCATGTAGATGTAACCCAAAACAATAGCCTTGGTAGGTAACTCATTCGACTGTAAAATCGAACACATTgttgttaaaatacatttacaccTAACTAGCATCCTGTCCTCACTACCTTACACCACTGGACTTAACTGATATTGAACGTTCCAATATCCATACtgccatactatttagtatgccagaaaaatatttagtatgtcccaatacatagtatgtgaAATGCCAATAATACCAGGATATCCTACTATATCTagttgcattttgcagtatgcaagccagcatgcttttctggctattctgacccacaatcctctgcgcagcggatatatgagcaagagggtcaaagttcaaggcccAATGTTATaatgaagtagtatgtcccaattatatgcatactgcatgcaacagggGTAGTTTCAGTATATActcaaagtaaaaagaaaaagtatgcgatttggaaggTAGCCTTATTTTTAGTCGCCAGTGGTCATGATGTTGGTCACCAACCTCCTGCTTCACAAACAATACCAGAGTGCTTCTTGCACCGAGAAACGCTGTAGGATGTTGTGAACGTGTGCTACTCTAATGAGCAAGAACATAAAACAAACCAACTTCAGACTTTGCGAGGATTTATTAGTGATAAGACATTCAGTGGATTCAAATAagtgacattttgttttgttttttatgttctCAATGAAAGATTACAGAAGCCTaatggtaaaaaacaacaacaatgcaaCATACATTCTgtataaaaaaaactccaaatgATACATATTTTGCACACAAATGTatcatcagtgtttttttttgtagttttcatGAATCATTTCTGTAATGACAGTTTGAGGTTATTTTGTTACAGCATCGTTGTAAGCATAGACTGACCAAAAGTCATGAAGGTTTTATGGATAAAGAACTTTACATGTTGTATAAAACAGAGGCAGCCTTAAATGAGACATATTTGATGACTATATGCTGCTACACAACATTTAAGGTTCAGTTATATCATATTTAAGTTAAAAACAAGAGGAATTTATTAAGACAGTGAAATCAATCAGCTAAACAAGTGCCAAAGGATAAATACAAGTCAGTGCATAAATCAAAAATTCAGTGAATATTATGGAAGTATTAAAAAGGTATGGCTTATTGGTGCGCAGGAAATGGCCtatacaaatttttttttttaaagctgagtAATTGCATTGCATCATGTTTTCAAGAGAAGATCTGGATGTGTACACTTAGCTACGTGCTGCTTTGGTCCTCAGCTGCTTCCTAATGTAGTAGCCGACCAGTATCTGAGGACGTTGTTGGTAATTGTGAAGAACTTCGTGAGAGGCTTTCAGCTGATCCCCCTCCAGCCGATCCAGGAATGTCACACAAACCACAGCCGCTTCATGCAACAAGAAATAAATGTTAGAAACTCAACGAGGTGTGAAGGCAACTTTCTGTGTTTTGAGACACTGAAAAATGTGTCATATAATGCCGATATTGTATTTTCTTACCTCGTAGGCCACTCAACTTGCACATAGCAGCGAAAACAGATGACTCCATTTCAATATTGCAGATGCCTGCTTCTCTGGCTTTAGTGAGGTAGTCCTGTTTATCCTTCTCAGTGTAGGAGCAGAAAGCACCATCCAAACGGGCTTGCCCTGGTGATTGATCAAACAAAAGATGAACATTACAACTGTAATACTGAACATGTTGATGAGGAATGTGATTAACGCATCAATGGATCAGAAATGGTACCTTCATAGAAATCCAGTGTACACATGGTGTTGCCTGTCACCGTCTCAAACTGGTTCAGCTCCTTGCTGCACTGCAACAGCTCCTCAGCCAGGCTCGAGTCCAGATCAGTATTGCGCACCACCGTCTTCCCCAGGATCACCTGCTCAAACTTGGGCACGAAGGTGGCATCCATAGACTGCTTGGTGACAACAACCGTGCCCGgctgaacacctgaacaccaaAAATGGCAAGTGAGATGAACAATAATTTCTAGTGTGAAAGTACAGAAAGCTTCAAATAAGaagtgtttttaataatatatgttGAAACAACAAAGTAAACTAAGACAGACAATATTAAGTAAAATAagcatcatgttcattttcaaatgaaaaaaacatccaaagaaattcttaaaagggacagtgtgtaggatttggtggcatctagtggtgtggtagcagattgcaaccaaccgagttcccctccgctcacttctccctttccaagactgcggtaacgtgagccgccgagtgcaaaaccgtggtaacaccattcgcctcgctcagaggccatccttaccataataacactactttcggagcaacggaagtcagaggCGGCTGGCGGTATCACAGTTTTGCACACTGTGGCTAACAgcactgcagtttcacaagcatcaGTGttgggtttgtccgttctgtgctagtgtagaaacatggcagactccgtgaagaggaccagctccctatgtagatatgaagggctaattctaagctaacaataattatacactaatgaaaagataGTAATGAaaactatattccatttctgccaatagatcccctgaaatgttacactaCTTTAAATGATATCAGTTAACATATCTCTTTAGTTCAATTTGTAATTCAGTGGTACAGTCTACTAAAAAGTAGTCATAGTTGCTAGAATCAAATCACACTATAGCCTTTAACCAGTCTGAAAATGATATATGTGGACTTCAAAGATATGCCACAGAACGCCATCCAAATGGTTCatgacatatttaaaaaaaaaaaaaaaggttggtaTATATCAGAATGAAAATCACTAACTcactttaaaaaagtaaaaacaaaatgagagaCCATTTTgcaatgggatcacaccagccaccACACCCCGcttcctacccccctacttccgacgcccttgctcggaccatGCCCGTCTTCAAACTCacccttcattttgatctcaactacacccCAGTTAAGTTTCTTACACGGTTGGGACGCTATCgcagtgacaaaatctgtccacagacagacatataaacacctggtAAAGTACTAAAATCCCTTCTCTGGTAGctcctgctacagtaggtgtctcaaggaccacattttgccatgatgagacacacacagacttacaaggtgaaaacaataccagccacaTGCGGTCGCGGCTAGTAAATACAAGTTTTCTCTTATTCTGAAAACTGGAGAAATACCATCATGGGCTAATAGAAACAATACACAAGAAGCTGTATTGGATGACACTGCTGTAAAATCTAAAAAGGGACTTTGGGCTCCCTCTTGTGGTAAAACTACGAAAAGGTGTCTTAGTGGACAATACCAAGTACTCAAATGTGATCCAACACTAAACCGTTATCATGGCAAGGACATCTGACCACACAGGGAGTCATTTCCTCTTACAGAAGCTCATTGATTTCATTTACAGAATCACAGGGAAACTAGCATCCTTGGGGCGTCGGCAGTATTTATGGTTTGATAATGCAACACATGAATAATTAGATGTATCATCAGGCACTCaggtaataaaaaagaaattctAAATAATAAGCTTACCTATTCCACCGGATGTCCCAATGCGTATAATGGTAACATCTGTGCAATGAGCGTGATGGAGGAGCTTTATTAGCTCATGTAACATTATGGAAATAGATGGGATGCCCATTCCATgctgcaaaataaagcacagaCATGTCACACACAATTTTCACATCTATGTAGACACAGTTTATTAGGATTACTACTATTTGAATGTTATAATAGGTCTACATACACTGACAGACAGTACAGGGCCAATTTTGTACATAGCATAGCGGTCTGTTCCAGCACAGATGTTTGGGTACTCTGATTTGGGGTCTTCCATTCTGAGCTCAGCAGCAATATACTCAGTGAATGCTTTCATTCTCCAAGGACTGCCCccgacacacacaaactgaaaggaaatacacagaaaaaacataaataagagCAGAATAAAGAGGAGTAAGAAGGTGATTTTTGTCccacaaataaatgtaaaaaaaaaaagaaaatcattacTTTGACATCACCAAACATAGCTGGTAGGTCGTGGGTTCCGGTTCCTAAACCAAAGTGGTAGAGGACGTCATCTTTCATTGCATCCAGGTGGGGGTTGTGCACAAAAATAGGGCTTTGGGGGAGATAACAGATTTTGATTATCAAACTGAATTGCCATTTAATTTTACTTCATTCATTAGGTGGCTGAACAaatctgatatatatatatatacatatatatatatatgcgaTGTATAATGCGATAATATCCTTATAATAAATAAGCTTATCCGTTTTAGCTACCAAGCACATAAAACCTGTTGGTCCAGTATGAgtcaatatcagattttcattaCATGACTGTAACcatacttacttacttagtccTTGTTGCGCCTAGTGGCACATAGGGCAAGGACTAATGATCTCCACTCATCTCTattgtttgctttcttctcaaTGCTGTTCCAGCTGTATCCTCTCGTCTTCATTTCTCCTTCGATGGTTCGCCTCCAGGTTGTTTTGGGCCTCCCTCTTTTGCGTTTTCCCTCCGGTGTCCAACGCAATGCCActtttgtcatgtcatcagatggtttccttaatacatgtccaagccatctccatcttcttcttatcaatattgttTCCATGTCCAAGCACCCTGTCGTTTTGTGTAGTTCATGGTTTGTGATCTTTCTAGGCCAGAATATCCTCATGATCTTTCTGAGGCGGGTGTTGTGAAAGCTAGAAAGCTTGCCTATGTCTTTTTCAGTCATTCTCCAGCACTCGGCGCCATATAGAAGTACTGATAGTACACAGCTGTTGTATAACTTTAGCTTGGTGTTTCTAGTTATGTGTGTTGACTTCCAGATGTTTCCAAGTCTTAGAAATGCTGTCCTTGCTTTTCCTAATCTAGCCATAATGTCTTGGTCAGCTCCACCATCTGATGTTACCTGGCTTCCGAGGTATGTGAAAGATGACGTACATGTCAGTTGTTGTCCATTTAGCTTTATGACAGGTGGTTCTTCCATGTTGAGGGGCATGACTTCTGTTTTCTTGATGTTAATCTTAAGTCCCAGCATGCTTGCATTCTTCTGTAGTCTAGATGTTTTGTCTTGCATGTGACTTGGTAGATGTGATAGGAGAGCAAGGTCGTCAGCATAGTCTAAGTCCTCTAAGTTGGAAAAGAGGGTCCATCTGATGCCAGTGTTTGAGTTGTTTAGGGTTTTTCGCATTACTCAGTCCACAACTACAATGAACAATAGGGACGACATCACACACCATTGTCTCACTCCTGATTTAACAAGGAAGCTAGTGTCTTTCGTGCATCCTACTATGCATCTGAAGTCAGTGTAGAACACTTTcactgtaaccataactgtgtATATACAATTATTTAAGGAGGTGTTGGATTATTTGCACAATATCaccatatgtgtattattaacatgatcatttttaaatatcacggttacCGTCAATATCGGctcctaaaataaatataaatgaataaatatactgtatgtctacagtatgtacaagtgtttctgtaaattataaacaatataaataacGCAAAGAAACAAATATTGAACGAGTGGATATGTACAACATTTGCATGTAGGATTTATAAACACCTTGACAGGACATTAACTTTAACAATATGGAAGTAAGTGGATGTTTTAGTGTATGGCtgattttaaatattcatgCCTACGCCCAATGTCAACTGGGACatactacatgtatttattgacagactgtacacactatgttcacccattcactctgtatcttttatatctctatttattgtttttataatttttgtatacctttacctctcctgtgtttcactctgtttgctgctgttgctgctttgacatctgaatttccctccggggattaataaaggttcatcttatcttatcttatgaatTAAATATATTAGTTTTCGATCAGAGTGAGAAAATGTATGAAGTGAGAAAATGTGATTTAGGGTGAAATGGCCCTTTAGAGGAGAAGTAGGCCAACCACATCTGCCCCATTGATTATGAGTTCAACTGTTAACAATCGAGCCTATAAATGGAGTACTACTGCCATATTTTAAATTCCATTGTTATTGAGTCACTCATATTGGACCAATAGGTTTTATATGGTAGATAAAGCGGATAACCTTGTTTATTATAAggaaggaaaacctgtctgtcCTAATATCCTGACACAGTTTCCTCATCCAAAATGAACCGTACAGCATAGTCTGAGCCCATATGGGCCATTAACTGTCTCAACACAAACATAAACTTTTAAACGTAAAGTAACTTGGTATGGTGGATGGTGGAGCTTCTCACCTGCTGCATGAGTCAGTCCTCTTGTCGTCCTCTGGATTCATTTTCCTGAAAAGCTGTATAAGAACAAAAATCAGTGATTGAGAACAAAATCCACCTCTAAAAACACCTGAACGTTACAATTACAAACTGAGTCTTATAACCCCACACAGTGGGAGGAATTACCATTTAACCTAAAACACAATTAACACGTTTTACAGATGAGCGTTATCAGACGCATTGCAGCACAGAGTCGCTCCCAGCGGGGAAATAGACAGTTATAGCTCCATCTTTAGCTTCCAGACGAGCCAACAGGACAAATAAAGACCAAAAAGCTACAACACAAACACCAGATAGACATTTACCTttggtgtgctgctgctgctgctgctcgacTCTCTGGTTCCTCCGTTTCTGACAAACTAATTTCCCTCTGTCTGAACTCGTCGCCAGCGGTACGTGCGTTACGTGACCACAATGATGTGACGTCCAGCACGTCACAAGCGTCAGAACTACCCCTCCCAGGATGTAGACTGGGATGTGATAGATTTACATGGAAGTCCTGTTGAGGATATGATAACCAGTGGCCGCCGGCCAACAGAGGGCTCTAGGGCCGCCCTCCctgagtcacacacaaaaaaacatcactactattactaataataataataataataattataaaaattataaaaattgtcaatatttgtgtgttttaaatatggaatgcacccagtaatatgtgtaatttgattgtaatgtgattatattttgtattaataatctgaatctgtaaagtagcTAAAGTTGTCAGATCAGCATCAGAATGGTATTTATTGCCaagtgtaagaggtatacactaggaattttctttggctttgttggtgcaagacaaacagtataataacaaaagaatagataaaacgttagaataaaataagaataaaaatgtacaatttacaaaataagctataaacaaaataaacatgatataaacagatagtgcaaatattgagggggggggggcagtagtgtgtgtgtgagggagagacagtcacaggggggcggatgggctgttggagagccccactgccatggggaaaaacagaccttaacctcctgccagatggcagagtctgaaagagatggtgtccaggatgggaggggttggcCACAATCTTCTCTGCCCAGATAAATGTAGTCGAGTAAAaagtatttccctctgagatgtagtttagtagaaagtagcagaacatggaaatactcaagtaaagtagaaatacctcaaaattgtatttagctagtacttagttacattccaccactgagtacattttatactgttgtgtttttcaaagcattctttactcttcctgttgggataaaataattgttaattatttaacagcaaagtagtaatgtgtttttgataccttcacttttttttgcatgaaatcaaaccgggatgtttgctgaaattgatagGATGTGGCACCACAGCCCCACCAAGAAAAATTCCCAcctatcttttttttatactttatttttttcttttttttcaaggttgtttttatatatgcaatttacagttcgtaattacaatagtttataaaccaattttttaagtagatgagcttatagacaaactcattaagtacactagagaaaacaacttccaacattcaaaattgaaataaaattaagaagagaaataataataataatgataaaaagaaagaatagttaaaaaacaaaacaaacaaaaaaacacataaaaaaaacaataatacaaaaatacgagaGTAATAATAACCCATGTTAACCCATGTAActatatttttccttctgttagactccatctcttctcaaaaacatcctccatattcctTATTTTG is a window encoding:
- the upp1 gene encoding uridine phosphorylase 1, translating into MNPEDDKRTDSCSSPIFVHNPHLDAMKDDVLYHFGLGTGTHDLPAMFGDVKFVCVGGSPWRMKAFTEYIAAELRMEDPKSEYPNICAGTDRYAMYKIGPVLSVSHGMGIPSISIMLHELIKLLHHAHCTDVTIIRIGTSGGIGVQPGTVVVTKQSMDATFVPKFEQVILGKTVVRNTDLDSSLAEELLQCSKELNQFETVTGNTMCTLDFYEGQARLDGAFCSYTEKDKQDYLTKAREAGICNIEMESSVFAAMCKLSGLRAAVVCVTFLDRLEGDQLKASHEVLHNYQQRPQILVGYYIRKQLRTKAARS